In the genome of Criblamydia sequanensis CRIB-18, one region contains:
- the folE gene encoding GTP cyclohydrolase I FolE: MKEDDFFYEEAIQTSFPYPKSKTAPKLSKQEKMDLIASRFRDIMIALGLDLDHPSLARTPERVAKMYVNEVFTGLDDTTFPSLSFVDNEFRNSENGNIVFIKVNFNSFCEHHFVPISGNAYVAYIPKDKVIGLSKIPRIVRFFAQRPQMQERLGAQISDSLQKILGTEDVAVCIAAKHYCMIARGIEDAVSHTITYVLKGAFEKDLKRREEFYQALKAKDLD; this comes from the coding sequence ATGAAAGAAGATGATTTTTTCTATGAGGAAGCCATTCAGACAAGCTTCCCATACCCTAAATCCAAAACAGCCCCCAAGCTTTCCAAACAAGAAAAAATGGATCTTATCGCCTCAAGGTTTCGAGACATCATGATCGCTCTCGGCCTTGATTTAGACCATCCTTCTCTTGCAAGAACTCCAGAGAGAGTCGCTAAAATGTATGTCAATGAAGTTTTTACAGGGCTTGATGACACCACATTCCCTTCCTTAAGCTTTGTCGACAATGAGTTTCGAAATTCAGAAAACGGCAACATTGTTTTTATTAAAGTTAACTTTAATAGCTTTTGCGAACATCACTTTGTTCCCATCTCAGGTAATGCTTATGTCGCTTACATCCCTAAAGATAAAGTGATAGGCTTATCAAAAATTCCTAGGATTGTCAGGTTTTTTGCGCAAAGGCCGCAAATGCAAGAAAGACTAGGAGCTCAAATCTCAGATTCCCTTCAAAAAATACTCGGAACTGAAGATGTAGCTGTCTGCATTGCCGCAAAACACTATTGCATGATTGCAAGAGGTATTGAGGATGCGGTTAGCCATACCATTACCTACGTTTTAAAAGGCGCTTTTGAAAAAGACCTGAAAAGAAG
- a CDS encoding TrmH family RNA methyltransferase: MAHCFRKDTLHFQEGKFLSLPSESQHKKCAELLRSAYEAMLTQEPVKHFFDSYQILIDWMALSLTTELMDLKDLSDRYHFHLRAAFQSLKEHHLLPQVTSRDKAATLKKLPFFVYLDNLRSAFNVGSVIRTAESIGFQKVFFSENTPFTDNPKVKKSAKEADSWISSEKACLEALPKPLIALETSPDGIPLTEFIFPETFTLALGNEEYGCSKEVLKAADFLITIPLQGYKNSINVAAAFAIAAFKAASDHQIRTKQKDLSL; the protein is encoded by the coding sequence ATGGCTCATTGCTTTCGTAAAGACACACTTCATTTTCAAGAAGGCAAGTTTCTATCCTTGCCTTCCGAAAGCCAGCATAAAAAATGTGCGGAGTTGCTTCGGTCTGCTTATGAAGCCATGCTAACCCAAGAACCTGTTAAGCATTTTTTTGACAGCTATCAAATTTTAATAGATTGGATGGCTTTAAGTTTAACAACCGAACTTATGGATCTAAAAGATCTTTCCGACCGTTATCACTTTCACTTGAGGGCTGCTTTTCAATCTTTAAAAGAGCATCACCTGCTTCCTCAAGTAACCTCTAGAGACAAGGCAGCGACCCTTAAAAAACTGCCTTTCTTTGTGTACCTTGATAATTTACGGTCTGCCTTTAATGTCGGAAGCGTAATTAGGACTGCGGAAAGTATCGGTTTCCAAAAGGTTTTTTTTTCAGAAAACACCCCTTTTACCGATAACCCTAAGGTTAAGAAATCAGCCAAGGAAGCGGATAGCTGGATCTCAAGCGAAAAAGCCTGTTTAGAAGCACTCCCAAAGCCTCTAATTGCCCTGGAAACTAGCCCTGATGGTATTCCTCTTACGGAATTTATCTTTCCTGAGACTTTTACACTTGCCCTTGGCAATGAAGAGTATGGCTGCTCCAAGGAAGTTTTAAAGGCGGCCGATTTCCTTATTACTATTCCTTTGCAAGGTTATAAAAACTCAATCAATGTGGCAGCGGCCTTTGCCATAGCGGCTTTTAAAGCTGCAAGCGACCATCAAATAAGAACTAAACAGAAGGACCTGTCCCTATGA
- a CDS encoding ABC-F family ATP-binding cassette domain-containing protein, which yields MIVLDKISKRYGPRTLFEDASISFTEGNRYGLTGPNGSGKTTLMRIIMGEEEATSGNITLPSRVGILKQNIKDYEQDRVLDVVIMGNRKLWNTLKERDALYDVEMTDEVGMRLGELEGIIAEEDGYSAESEAEVLLSGMGVKTEYFEMKMHEIPTDTQFRVLLCQALFGHPQALLLDEPTNHLDMESIGWLETFLFNYTGALVVTSHDRHFLNSVTTHIADIDYETIILYPGNYDDMVVAKTAVRDRAAQDAKSKEKKIAQLKEFVARFAAGTRASQVQSRIREIDRLKPQETKTSNIQRPYIRFQTPEKQPGQIVLKAQGLGKSYEDKKVIKNFSLEIHRGDKIGVIGNNGRGKTTLLKLLAGAIEADQGKVELGHQSEICYFPQNHSDILIKQEGVNAFDWLKQKKPDAYDQDIRSVMGKVLFGGDDAFKKIKTLSGGETARLIIAAMMLTNHNVVIMDEPNNHLDLEAVSALGWGINEYKGTAIVASHDRSLLADFATKIIAFEDDGIHVFDGNLEEYLKKKDEILAKAKKK from the coding sequence ATGATCGTCCTTGATAAAATCTCCAAGCGCTACGGCCCGCGTACCCTTTTTGAAGATGCTTCCATTTCATTTACTGAAGGAAACCGCTACGGTTTAACCGGTCCTAACGGATCAGGAAAAACGACCTTAATGCGAATCATTATGGGAGAGGAAGAAGCGACAAGCGGCAACATCACCTTGCCATCAAGGGTCGGCATCCTAAAGCAAAACATCAAAGACTATGAACAAGACCGGGTGCTCGATGTTGTCATTATGGGAAATAGAAAACTTTGGAATACGCTCAAAGAGCGCGACGCCCTTTATGATGTAGAAATGACCGATGAAGTCGGCATGAGGCTTGGGGAGTTAGAAGGCATTATCGCGGAAGAAGATGGGTATTCTGCCGAGTCAGAAGCTGAAGTTCTTCTTAGCGGTATGGGGGTAAAGACTGAATACTTCGAAATGAAAATGCATGAAATACCTACCGACACTCAATTTAGGGTTCTTTTATGCCAAGCTCTTTTTGGACACCCGCAAGCCCTCCTTCTTGATGAGCCGACAAACCACTTGGATATGGAATCCATCGGATGGCTCGAGACCTTTTTATTTAATTATACCGGAGCACTTGTTGTCACAAGCCACGACCGCCATTTTTTAAATTCGGTAACCACCCACATTGCCGATATCGATTACGAGACGATTATTCTATACCCCGGCAACTACGATGATATGGTGGTAGCAAAAACCGCCGTTCGTGATCGTGCAGCCCAAGACGCTAAATCAAAAGAGAAGAAAATCGCTCAGTTAAAAGAGTTTGTCGCCAGGTTTGCTGCCGGAACACGCGCAAGCCAGGTTCAATCAAGAATTCGCGAGATAGATAGATTAAAGCCTCAGGAAACAAAGACAAGTAACATTCAAAGACCTTACATCCGTTTTCAAACCCCTGAAAAGCAACCCGGACAAATCGTTTTAAAAGCGCAAGGTCTAGGAAAATCCTACGAGGATAAAAAGGTCATCAAGAATTTCTCCCTTGAGATTCATAGAGGCGATAAAATCGGGGTCATCGGGAATAACGGCCGTGGAAAAACAACGCTCCTTAAGCTTTTAGCCGGCGCAATTGAAGCCGATCAAGGAAAAGTTGAGCTTGGCCACCAATCGGAAATCTGTTACTTCCCCCAAAACCATAGCGACATTTTAATTAAACAAGAAGGCGTCAACGCCTTTGATTGGTTAAAGCAAAAAAAACCGGACGCTTACGATCAAGACATCAGAAGTGTTATGGGAAAAGTTCTTTTTGGCGGAGATGATGCTTTTAAAAAGATTAAGACCTTATCCGGGGGCGAAACTGCAAGGCTTATTATTGCGGCCATGATGCTTACAAACCATAACGTTGTGATTATGGATGAGCCGAATAACCACCTCGACCTCGAAGCTGTTTCAGCTCTTGGCTGGGGTATAAATGAATACAAAGGGACGGCAATTGTGGCAAGCCACGATAGAAGTTTGCTTGCCGACTTCGCGACCAAAATTATTGCTTTTGAAGATGACGGCATTCACGTTTTTGACGGAAATCTAGAAGAATATCTAAAGAAGAAAGATGAGATACTAGCTAAAGCTAAAAAGAAATAA
- a CDS encoding tyrosine recombinase XerC, protein MYIKVCYDFLAHLKIIKNASEHTIRNYSIDLNDFKDFWENEILSLKDPEEKPFKICYQTSYEKRVSEKDHLLDLKNCSRLTLRKYLAFLKEKNASSRTIARRLSALRSLFKYASVKKHIEASPAEEMETPKIEKKIPCTLSYDEILKLFNQPDTRTLLGFRDRVIMELFYSSGLRVSELVSLNREDFDYKNLLLKLKGKGKKERIVPITKNAADWILAYLNHSERYEEVDGHLKENDPEAIFLNRLGTRLTPRSVDRNFDRYLMMSSLAGKVTPHTIRHTIATHWLENGMDLKTIQALLGHSCLTTTTIYTHVSIDLKKAVYDEAHPRA, encoded by the coding sequence ATGTACATCAAAGTTTGCTACGATTTCCTTGCTCATTTAAAAATTATAAAAAATGCTTCCGAACATACTATAAGAAACTATTCCATCGACTTGAATGACTTTAAGGATTTTTGGGAAAATGAAATCTTAAGCTTAAAGGATCCTGAAGAAAAACCATTTAAAATCTGCTACCAAACCTCTTATGAAAAGCGGGTTTCTGAAAAGGATCATCTTTTAGATTTAAAAAATTGCAGCAGGCTAACGCTCCGTAAATACCTTGCTTTCCTAAAAGAAAAAAATGCCAGCTCAAGAACTATTGCAAGACGTTTATCCGCTTTGAGGTCTTTATTCAAGTATGCATCTGTTAAGAAGCACATTGAAGCAAGCCCGGCAGAAGAGATGGAAACCCCTAAAATCGAAAAGAAAATCCCCTGTACATTAAGCTACGATGAGATTTTAAAACTGTTCAATCAGCCGGATACACGAACCCTTCTTGGATTTCGGGATCGGGTTATCATGGAGCTTTTTTATAGCTCTGGATTGCGTGTAAGTGAACTTGTGTCTTTAAATAGAGAAGATTTCGATTACAAAAACTTACTTTTAAAGCTAAAAGGAAAGGGCAAGAAAGAACGGATTGTCCCCATCACAAAAAATGCCGCCGACTGGATTTTAGCCTACCTTAATCATAGTGAACGTTATGAGGAAGTTGACGGGCATCTAAAAGAAAATGACCCTGAGGCTATTTTTTTAAACCGCCTCGGAACAAGATTAACTCCAAGATCGGTTGACAGAAATTTTGACAGATACCTTATGATGAGCTCGCTTGCCGGCAAAGTGACTCCCCACACCATAAGACACACGATTGCCACCCATTGGCTTGAAAATGGGATGGATTTAAAGACCATTCAAGCTCTTCTTGGCCATAGCTGCCTTACGACCACAACCATTTATACTCACGTCAGTATTGATCTTAAAAAAGCCGTGTATGATGAAGCGCATCCTAGAGCTTAA
- a CDS encoding ribonuclease Z, with translation MSARDLIILGTSSQQPTRYRNHGAYLFRWNEEGLLFDPGEGTQRQFIFANIAPPTVNRIFVSHFHGDHCLGLGSMLMRLNLDQVTHPIHCYYPASGKKYFDRLRYGTIYHENIQVIEHPVSEEGVVHDDGKFCIEAKFLNHGVDNIGWRITEPDLRKFDEAKLKTFRIVGTMVKKLIEQGFIEVDGKKITIEEVSWIRKGDSIAVVIDTRPCKQAVELARDVEILLSESTYLEEHKDLAHKNFHLTARQAAEIAKEAKAKKLVLTHYSARYLDHRLFEKEAREVFPNTVAACDLMAIPFPKNPPKE, from the coding sequence ATGAGCGCACGCGACCTTATCATACTTGGAACTTCAAGCCAGCAACCTACCCGCTATAGAAATCACGGGGCCTACTTGTTTCGCTGGAATGAAGAAGGATTACTTTTTGACCCGGGCGAGGGCACTCAGCGCCAGTTCATTTTTGCCAATATCGCACCGCCAACCGTGAACCGGATTTTTGTCTCTCACTTTCATGGCGATCATTGCTTAGGCCTTGGCTCCATGCTGATGCGTTTAAATCTTGATCAAGTGACCCACCCTATTCACTGTTATTATCCCGCAAGCGGAAAGAAGTATTTTGATCGGCTTCGCTATGGAACGATCTATCATGAAAATATACAAGTGATTGAGCACCCCGTCAGCGAAGAAGGGGTGGTTCATGATGATGGCAAATTTTGTATAGAAGCCAAATTCCTAAACCACGGCGTAGATAATATCGGTTGGAGGATCACAGAACCCGACTTAAGAAAGTTTGATGAGGCCAAACTAAAAACTTTCCGCATTGTGGGTACCATGGTCAAAAAACTGATTGAACAAGGCTTTATTGAAGTTGATGGCAAAAAAATTACAATTGAGGAAGTCAGCTGGATTAGAAAGGGTGACAGCATTGCAGTTGTTATCGACACGAGGCCTTGCAAGCAAGCCGTTGAACTTGCAAGAGATGTGGAAATCCTTCTCTCTGAAAGCACCTACCTTGAAGAGCATAAGGATCTTGCCCATAAAAACTTCCACCTGACAGCTAGACAAGCAGCTGAAATTGCGAAAGAAGCAAAGGCAAAAAAACTAGTGTTAACCCACTATTCCGCAAGATATCTGGACCACCGTCTTTTTGAAAAAGAAGCAAGAGAAGTTTTTCCAAATACAGTAGCGGCTTGCGATCTTATGGCCATCCCCTTCCCTAAGAATCCACCTAAGGAATAG
- a CDS encoding rhomboid family intramembrane serine protease, with amino-acid sequence MRLVGTFQNENDLRRFSEYLRRKKIDHSFEQEKVTDWGSDDYGTLRWRLWVDDEDAFENVYSMYQHYQVNPDDPIFPKASSLTQEFFAQPMENSSRMEDPSSRKTENEEFLGNASPNEGKPITKSFGKVTLFFLFLCSFIFFISGILEPPAKDAAKGFSAPIFLSPVNKELMFDYPTAWEIYEKLYLRYGAEALVEPSQLPPEGRILYQKANLTPYWKGAYDIIVAYIRDRSGIPEDLGPLFVKIREGEFWRLFTPALLHFDLFHLFFNMIWLIVLGRQIEDKIGPFRYLTLILIAGVISNIAQYLMSGPSFIGFSGVICAFIGFVYARQQIAPWEGYQLQRSTFLFILIFVFGIAAIQFFAFLLEILAFTNYSPPIASTAHIVGGIVGYALGRLNWFSWKISFS; translated from the coding sequence ATGCGGCTTGTTGGAACCTTTCAAAATGAAAATGATTTAAGACGATTTTCCGAGTATTTAAGAAGAAAAAAGATTGATCATTCTTTTGAGCAAGAAAAAGTAACGGATTGGGGCAGCGATGATTATGGAACCCTTAGATGGCGCCTTTGGGTGGACGATGAGGATGCTTTTGAAAACGTTTATTCCATGTATCAGCATTATCAAGTAAATCCCGATGACCCTATTTTTCCAAAAGCTTCTTCGCTAACGCAAGAATTCTTTGCCCAACCTATGGAAAATTCTTCTCGAATGGAAGATCCCTCTTCAAGAAAAACTGAAAATGAGGAATTTCTCGGGAACGCTAGTCCAAATGAAGGCAAGCCCATAACTAAATCTTTTGGAAAGGTGACTCTTTTTTTTCTTTTCCTCTGTTCTTTCATATTCTTTATCAGCGGGATTTTAGAGCCGCCTGCAAAAGATGCGGCAAAAGGCTTTTCCGCTCCGATTTTTTTATCCCCTGTAAATAAAGAGCTTATGTTCGATTACCCTACTGCTTGGGAGATCTATGAAAAGCTCTATCTTAGATATGGCGCTGAAGCTTTAGTTGAACCCTCGCAACTTCCGCCTGAAGGCAGGATTCTTTATCAAAAAGCCAACCTAACACCTTATTGGAAGGGCGCTTACGATATTATCGTTGCCTATATAAGAGATAGGAGCGGAATCCCTGAAGATTTAGGTCCGCTATTTGTTAAAATTAGAGAAGGTGAATTTTGGCGCTTGTTTACCCCGGCCCTTCTTCACTTTGATCTTTTCCACCTTTTCTTTAATATGATTTGGCTTATTGTGTTAGGACGCCAAATAGAAGATAAGATAGGCCCTTTCCGCTATCTAACCCTCATCCTTATTGCAGGTGTTATTTCCAATATCGCTCAATACTTAATGAGCGGGCCGAGTTTCATTGGCTTTTCTGGCGTTATCTGCGCTTTTATCGGTTTTGTTTATGCAAGACAGCAAATTGCTCCCTGGGAAGGCTATCAATTGCAAAGGTCCACTTTTCTTTTTATTTTGATATTTGTATTTGGAATAGCTGCCATTCAGTTTTTTGCCTTTCTTCTAGAAATATTGGCCTTTACGAATTACTCGCCCCCTATTGCAAGTACCGCTCACATTGTCGGTGGAATAGTAGGTTATGCTCTCGGCCGATTAAACTGGTTTTCATGGAAAATCAGCTTTAGTTAA
- a CDS encoding adenylyltransferase/cytidyltransferase family protein, which produces MRLSESKATRAWKEDCRFKWIPPKELESKVRELRKNGKTIATLNGSFDLLHAGHLHIIYEASQLADVLIVALNSDSSIHLYKGKHLPIVPLVYRLEMLSAIGFVSYVTWFDELDPCSLLDEIKPDVHVNGIEYGENCIEAEVVKRNGGILHLTERLPGLATSDLIKKIKKNQ; this is translated from the coding sequence ATGAGATTAAGCGAAAGCAAAGCTACGAGAGCCTGGAAAGAAGATTGCAGATTTAAATGGATTCCCCCAAAAGAGTTAGAATCTAAGGTTCGGGAGTTAAGAAAAAACGGGAAAACGATCGCCACGCTAAACGGATCATTTGATCTTCTCCATGCCGGTCATTTGCATATTATTTATGAAGCTTCTCAATTGGCGGATGTTCTTATTGTTGCGCTTAATAGTGATTCCTCTATCCATCTTTATAAAGGTAAGCATCTTCCCATTGTCCCTTTGGTTTATAGACTTGAGATGCTGTCAGCTATCGGATTTGTAAGCTATGTGACTTGGTTTGATGAATTGGATCCCTGCTCGCTTCTTGATGAGATAAAACCCGATGTCCATGTGAATGGCATTGAGTATGGGGAAAACTGCATTGAAGCTGAAGTTGTTAAAAGAAATGGCGGCATTTTACATCTCACCGAAAGATTGCCAGGGCTCGCAACAAGTGATCTCATAAAAAAAATTAAGAAAAATCAATAA
- the lon gene encoding endopeptidase La: MENAMITSLEGSRKSNSAPANPPNEIDILPILKRPFFPGMAAPIVVDPGPYYELLKQIAKSDHKCLGLVLTKKEDADIYSVNFKDLYSIGVVARILRIIPMEQGGAQVILNMEKRFKISKPKEGRPLRSTVKYHEDPKVITKELKAYSISIISTIKELLKLNPLFKEELQIFLSHSDFTEPGKLADFAVALTTASREELQEVLETFSIEGRVDKSLTLLKNELDLSILQNSINQKIEATISKSQKDFFLKEQLKTIKKELGIERDDKSIDREKFEQRLKNKIVPQHVREVIQEELEKLSVLEVQSAEYAISRGYLDWLTIIPWGIHSEECNNLKVAKNVLAEDHYGLEDIKERILEFIGVGKLTKGVKGSIICLSGPPGVGKTSIGRSIARALNRKFYRFSVGGMRDEAEIKGHRRTYIGAMPGKLIQALKYCQTMNPVIMLDEVDKMGSSYHGDPASALLEVLDPEQNKEFLDHYLDVRCDLSNVLFIVTANVLDTIPAPLLDRMEILRLSGYILEEKLEIAKRYLIPRNRKDMGLKAKDVNFSEDALKKIIDGYAREAGVRNFENLIKKTLRKIAVRIVQSEEEKIPQKPSSKKRKKEIPKPHHQYRVTANNLKEYLGKPLFTSDRFYDTTPIGVATGLAWTSMGGATLYIEAIKVTGEKTDMKLTGQAGQVMKESSEIAWSYLHSALTKYAKEFTFFEKTQVHIHIPEGATPKDGPSAGITMVTALLSLLLGEPVLEDLGMTGELTLTGRILPIGGVKEKIVAAKRSKLKTLIFPKENQRDVEELPEYIREGIDIHFVDHYDEVAKIAFPERYREGILLVDSKDSFF; the protein is encoded by the coding sequence ATGGAAAATGCGATGATAACCTCTCTTGAAGGATCAAGAAAGTCAAACTCGGCTCCGGCAAATCCTCCCAATGAAATAGATATTCTTCCTATCTTGAAACGTCCTTTTTTTCCCGGAATGGCAGCGCCTATTGTCGTAGACCCGGGCCCTTACTATGAATTACTAAAACAAATTGCAAAATCCGACCACAAATGCTTGGGTCTTGTCTTGACCAAAAAAGAAGACGCCGATATCTATTCCGTTAATTTTAAAGACCTATATTCAATCGGTGTTGTGGCAAGGATTCTTCGCATTATCCCTATGGAACAAGGGGGCGCGCAAGTTATCCTAAATATGGAAAAGAGATTTAAAATCTCAAAGCCCAAAGAAGGAAGACCCCTAAGATCAACGGTTAAATATCATGAAGACCCTAAGGTGATCACAAAGGAATTAAAGGCTTATTCCATAAGCATAATTTCGACGATCAAAGAGCTTTTAAAGTTAAATCCCCTCTTTAAAGAAGAACTTCAGATTTTCTTGAGCCATTCCGATTTTACAGAACCCGGGAAATTAGCTGATTTTGCGGTTGCGCTAACTACCGCGTCAAGGGAGGAATTGCAAGAAGTTCTTGAGACTTTTTCAATTGAAGGAAGAGTAGACAAATCTTTGACTTTGCTTAAAAATGAACTCGATTTAAGCATTTTACAAAATAGCATCAATCAGAAAATTGAAGCGACCATAAGCAAAAGCCAAAAAGACTTTTTTCTTAAAGAACAGCTCAAGACCATTAAAAAAGAGCTTGGGATTGAAAGAGATGATAAATCGATCGACCGTGAAAAATTCGAGCAGCGCCTAAAAAATAAAATCGTCCCTCAACATGTTCGGGAAGTGATTCAAGAAGAACTTGAGAAGCTAAGCGTCCTTGAAGTCCAATCCGCTGAATACGCCATATCAAGGGGTTATCTGGATTGGCTAACCATTATTCCCTGGGGCATTCATAGCGAAGAGTGCAATAATCTCAAAGTTGCTAAAAATGTTTTAGCCGAAGATCATTACGGCCTTGAAGATATCAAAGAGCGGATTTTAGAATTTATCGGCGTCGGTAAATTAACTAAAGGCGTTAAAGGGAGCATCATTTGTCTTTCAGGACCTCCGGGAGTGGGTAAAACCAGCATCGGCAGAAGCATTGCAAGAGCCCTGAACCGAAAATTTTATAGATTTTCTGTTGGAGGGATGCGCGATGAAGCTGAAATAAAAGGACACCGAAGAACTTATATCGGAGCCATGCCCGGCAAGCTGATTCAAGCGCTCAAGTATTGCCAAACCATGAATCCTGTCATCATGTTGGATGAGGTGGATAAAATGGGGTCAAGCTATCATGGCGACCCGGCTTCAGCTCTTCTTGAAGTTTTAGACCCTGAACAAAATAAAGAATTTTTAGATCACTATCTTGATGTCCGATGCGATCTTTCAAATGTTCTTTTTATTGTAACCGCCAACGTTTTAGACACCATCCCGGCTCCCCTTCTAGACCGTATGGAAATTTTGAGACTGTCAGGTTATATTTTAGAAGAAAAGCTTGAGATTGCAAAAAGATACCTCATACCAAGAAACCGGAAAGATATGGGCCTCAAAGCTAAGGATGTCAATTTTTCAGAAGACGCCCTTAAGAAAATCATTGATGGCTATGCAAGAGAAGCGGGAGTTCGAAATTTTGAAAATCTCATCAAAAAAACCCTTCGCAAAATAGCCGTCAGAATTGTTCAATCCGAAGAAGAGAAAATCCCACAAAAACCCTCATCAAAAAAGAGGAAAAAGGAAATCCCAAAGCCTCATCATCAGTACCGCGTCACGGCAAACAATTTAAAAGAATATCTTGGGAAACCGTTATTCACCTCCGATAGATTTTATGATACGACGCCAATTGGCGTCGCCACAGGCCTTGCTTGGACCTCTATGGGTGGTGCGACCCTTTATATTGAAGCCATTAAAGTGACGGGTGAAAAAACGGATATGAAACTTACCGGGCAAGCCGGCCAAGTCATGAAAGAATCCTCTGAAATAGCCTGGAGCTACTTACATAGCGCGCTGACTAAATACGCCAAGGAGTTCACTTTCTTTGAAAAAACACAAGTCCATATCCATATTCCGGAAGGCGCGACTCCAAAAGATGGACCGTCTGCCGGAATTACCATGGTCACAGCTTTACTCTCCTTATTGCTTGGAGAACCCGTTCTTGAAGACCTTGGGATGACAGGAGAGCTTACCTTGACAGGAAGGATTCTTCCAATTGGGGGAGTCAAAGAAAAAATTGTGGCAGCCAAGCGTTCAAAATTAAAGACCTTAATTTTTCCGAAGGAAAATCAACGGGATGTCGAGGAATTACCAGAATATATTCGCGAAGGGATTGACATTCATTTTGTCGACCATTATGACGAAGTTGCCAAGATTGCCTTTCCTGAAAGATATCGAGAAGGTATTTTGTTGGTGGATTCTAAAGACTCCTTCTTTTAG